In Heterodontus francisci isolate sHetFra1 chromosome 5, sHetFra1.hap1, whole genome shotgun sequence, one DNA window encodes the following:
- the sdc2 gene encoding syndecan-2 isoform X2, with the protein MENAWVLLTLALCTFANGELRQSVSATKMPWPEEFYLEQSENNEPIESGNWPVDDDDYDNSGSGSGSFETEIQMVTFNPPQMNPDIEPTGDAPRSVTMGVQPTTQKKIARKPVRTETTVDTPVKEEPKVIDDFVIEKPTINTDDDVSAEKHSESLFQRTEVLAAVIAGGVIGFLFAIFLILLLVYRMRKKDEGSYDLGERKPSTAAYQKAPTKEFYA; encoded by the exons aGGCAGTCGGTCTCCGCGACAAAAATGCCATGGCCTGAGGAATTCTATCTTGAACAGTCCGAGAATAATGAGCCCATTGAGTCTGGAAATTGGCCAGTTGATGACGATGATTATGATAATTCTGGATCAGGCTCAG GGAGTTTTGAAACTGAGATACAAATGGTCACATTTAATCCTCCACAAATGAACCCAGACATAGAACCAACTGGTGATGCACCAAGATCAGTAACTATGGGAGTACAGCCCACTACACAGAAAAAAATAGCCAGGAAGCCTGTCCGAACAGAG ACAACTGTAGACACCCCAGTTAAAGAGGAACCAAAAGTAATAGAtgattttgttattgaaaagccaaCAATCAACACTGATGATGATGTGTCTGCAGAAAAACATTCAGAAAGCCTTTTTCAGAGAACAGAAGTGCTTGCAG CTGTTATTGCTGGAGGAGTCATTGGCTTTTTGTTCGCTATTTTCCTTATCTTACTGTTGGTGTACCGTATGAGGAAGAAGGATGAAGGCAGCTATGACCTTGGTGAACGAAAACCATCCACTGCAGCCTATCAAAAGGCACCAACCAAGGAATTTTATGCATAA